In the genome of Bacteroidales bacterium, one region contains:
- a CDS encoding lipoprotein signal peptidase, with the protein MKKPLIIIFVVLFFDQLLKIWIKTHMFIGEEIQVFGNWFILHFTENNGMAFGMELAGESGKLILSIFRIVAIILIAFYLAKIIKEKVHPGLVISISLILAGALGNLIDSAFYGLIFSESAYYHPAEIFPEEGGYSSFLHGKVVDMLYFPVINGHYPSWFPFGAGQEFIFFRPVFNIADSAITLGVFTLIIFQRKLLPKKSDLRTYKVEGDGDSVGHLQ; encoded by the coding sequence TTGAAAAAGCCATTGATCATCATTTTTGTCGTCCTTTTTTTCGACCAGCTTTTAAAAATCTGGATCAAAACCCATATGTTTATCGGGGAGGAGATCCAGGTTTTCGGGAACTGGTTTATCCTGCATTTCACCGAAAACAATGGAATGGCCTTTGGAATGGAGCTCGCCGGCGAATCCGGGAAATTGATCCTGAGCATTTTCCGGATCGTAGCCATCATCCTGATCGCTTTCTATCTTGCAAAAATCATAAAAGAAAAGGTCCATCCCGGCCTTGTCATCAGCATCTCCCTGATCCTGGCCGGAGCGCTGGGAAACCTGATCGACAGTGCTTTTTATGGACTGATCTTCAGCGAGAGTGCGTATTATCATCCTGCTGAAATCTTTCCCGAAGAGGGTGGGTACAGTTCGTTTTTGCACGGGAAAGTGGTGGATATGCTTTACTTTCCGGTCATTAATGGTCATTATCCCAGCTGGTTCCCCTTTGGTGCAGGGCAGGAATTCATTTTTTTCCGGCCGGTATTCAACATTGCTGACTCAGCCATCACCCTCGGCGTCTTTACCCTGATCATTTTCCAGCGCAAACTCTTACCAAAGAAATCCGATCTCAGAACATACAAAGTGGAAGGAGATGGGGATTCTGTTGGACATTTACAATAA
- a CDS encoding carboxypeptidase-like regulatory domain-containing protein, producing the protein MVRKVVIFFLVVLPMLLPAQAPRRILIEGEVRDTLYAPVPFVNVLVPERNEGCASDVYGKFRLSVIPGDILLFSAVSYKTSRIRIPDTLVAERYWLKVILTADTLLLSEVTITPPPVTWDQFKDTELVLDLPEYAVDALTKLYIKDDLAWLFEVTPGMPGPAGILYQIFGKQPREQRKLRAVLTREALEEKIVQRYNPYVVSRLTGLKSEAAIVRLMKYCNLELPFILWASDYDFYLAIMDCYRSYQKQRK; encoded by the coding sequence ATGGTCAGGAAGGTGGTCATTTTTTTTCTCGTGGTATTGCCCATGTTGCTGCCAGCCCAGGCGCCTCGCCGTATCCTGATCGAAGGGGAGGTCAGGGACACCCTGTACGCACCGGTTCCTTTCGTCAACGTGCTGGTGCCCGAACGAAACGAGGGCTGTGCCAGCGATGTGTACGGGAAATTCAGGCTTTCGGTGATCCCTGGCGACATCCTGCTCTTTTCAGCCGTCTCGTATAAGACCTCCCGCATCCGGATCCCCGACACCCTGGTGGCAGAGCGGTACTGGCTGAAGGTGATCCTTACTGCCGACACGCTTCTGCTGAGCGAGGTGACCATCACTCCCCCGCCTGTGACCTGGGATCAATTCAAAGATACCGAACTGGTGCTGGACCTGCCGGAATATGCCGTCGACGCACTGACGAAGCTGTACATCAAAGATGACCTTGCCTGGCTGTTCGAGGTTACACCGGGTATGCCGGGCCCTGCGGGTATTTTATACCAGATCTTTGGAAAGCAGCCCAGGGAGCAACGTAAGCTGAGAGCCGTACTTACCAGGGAAGCGCTGGAAGAGAAAATCGTGCAGCGCTACAATCCGTATGTGGTGTCCCGTCTGACGGGATTGAAAAGCGAGGCGGCGATCGTCCGGCTGATGAAATATTGCAACCTGGAACTGCCCTTTATCCTGTGGGCATCGGATTATGATTTCTATCTGGCCATAATGGACTGCTACAGGTCGTATCAAAAACAAAGAAAGTGA
- a CDS encoding TraR/DksA C4-type zinc finger protein, with amino-acid sequence MKNEKEEVIRTRYSDEELEEFRAIILEKLEKARRDLELLTEAYTNSNENDITDTSPTFKVLEEGYNVLSKEENSRLAARQQKFINALENALIRIENKTYGICRATGKLISKERLRSVPHATLCIDAKLSMQNEKR; translated from the coding sequence ATGAAAAACGAAAAAGAAGAAGTTATCAGAACCCGCTATTCTGACGAGGAACTGGAAGAATTCCGCGCCATCATTCTGGAGAAACTTGAAAAGGCACGCCGGGATCTTGAATTATTGACCGAAGCCTATACGAACAGCAATGAAAACGATATAACGGATACATCGCCCACCTTTAAGGTTCTGGAAGAAGGCTATAATGTTCTCTCAAAGGAAGAAAACAGTCGTTTGGCCGCCCGACAGCAAAAATTCATCAATGCACTGGAAAATGCACTCATCCGCATTGAAAACAAGACTTACGGCATTTGCCGCGCTACCGGTAAACTGATCTCAAAAGAACGCCTGAGAAGTGTACCGCATGCCACCCTCTGCATCGATGCGAAACTGAGCATGCAGAACGAAAAACGTTAG
- the atpD gene encoding F0F1 ATP synthase subunit beta, whose product MAGKTTGKISQIIGPVIDVTFSDDATLPRIYDALEVRTADGHVIVLECQQDIGENTIRTIAMDSTDGLQRGTEVVSLGHPISMPAGDEIKGRLFNVIGNSIDGLKEVHTEKRYEIHRDPPKFENLTTQNEVLYTGIKVIDLIEPYAKGGKIGLFGGAGVGKTVIIMELINNIAKKYSGLSVFGGVGERTREGNDLLREMIESGVIRYGKEFLEDMEKGGWDLTKVDYEELAKSQATLVFGQMNEPPGARARVALSGLTVAEYFRDGDEKSGGRDILFFIDNIFRFTQAGSEVSALLGRMPSAVGYQPTLATEMGIMQERITSTKRGSITSVQAVYVPADDLTDPAPATTFAHLDATTVLSRKISELGIYPAVDPLDSTSRILSLEVVGEEHYRTAQKVKEILQRYKDLQDIIAILGMDELSDEDKLIVHRARRVQRFLSQPFHVAEAFTGRPGVFVPIEDTIKGFNMIMDGSMDEYPEAAFHMVGTIEDAIETGKKILEESSS is encoded by the coding sequence ATGGCAGGAAAAACCACTGGGAAAATCTCCCAGATCATCGGCCCCGTGATCGACGTGACCTTCAGCGACGATGCCACTCTCCCGCGAATCTATGATGCCCTTGAGGTACGCACAGCCGACGGACACGTGATTGTCCTGGAGTGCCAGCAGGATATCGGAGAAAACACCATCCGGACCATTGCCATGGATTCAACCGATGGACTTCAAAGGGGAACGGAGGTCGTTTCACTCGGGCATCCCATCTCCATGCCGGCCGGCGATGAGATCAAAGGACGTCTTTTCAACGTGATCGGCAATTCCATCGACGGCCTTAAAGAGGTCCACACTGAAAAACGCTATGAGATCCACCGGGATCCCCCGAAATTCGAGAACCTGACTACCCAAAATGAGGTGCTCTATACGGGGATAAAGGTCATTGACCTGATTGAGCCTTATGCCAAAGGAGGCAAGATCGGGCTGTTCGGAGGCGCAGGCGTCGGCAAGACCGTGATCATCATGGAACTGATCAACAACATTGCCAAGAAATATTCCGGACTGTCGGTCTTCGGCGGTGTGGGGGAACGCACCCGTGAGGGGAATGACCTGCTCAGGGAGATGATCGAATCCGGAGTCATCCGGTACGGAAAGGAATTTCTGGAAGATATGGAAAAAGGAGGATGGGATCTGACAAAAGTGGACTACGAAGAGCTGGCCAAATCCCAGGCCACGCTTGTTTTTGGTCAGATGAACGAGCCTCCGGGTGCCAGGGCCCGCGTTGCGCTGTCAGGACTTACGGTAGCGGAATATTTCCGCGACGGGGATGAAAAATCGGGCGGAAGGGATATTTTGTTCTTCATTGACAACATCTTCCGTTTTACGCAGGCAGGATCGGAGGTTTCGGCCCTGCTGGGCCGCATGCCGTCTGCTGTCGGGTATCAGCCCACCCTCGCCACGGAAATGGGAATCATGCAGGAACGGATCACCTCCACCAAACGGGGTTCGATCACTTCTGTCCAGGCAGTGTACGTCCCGGCCGACGACCTGACCGATCCCGCCCCGGCAACGACCTTTGCTCACCTTGACGCCACCACCGTGCTGAGCCGCAAGATCTCAGAACTCGGCATCTATCCCGCCGTTGATCCGCTCGACTCCACCAGCCGTATCCTTTCACTGGAGGTGGTAGGCGAGGAGCATTACCGGACTGCACAAAAAGTAAAAGAAATCCTGCAGCGTTATAAGGACCTGCAGGACATCATTGCCATCCTGGGTATGGATGAGCTGTCGGACGAAGATAAGCTGATCGTCCACCGCGCACGCAGGGTGCAGCGGTTCCTGTCGCAGCCGTTCCACGTGGCCGAAGCCTTCACGGGCCGCCCCGGCGTCTTCGTCCCCATTGAAGATACCATCAAGGGATTCAACATGATCATGGATGGTTCGATGGATGAATACCCTGAAGCCGCCTTCCACATGGTGGGAACTATTGAAGATGCGATCGAAACCGGAAAGAAAATCCTGGAAGAAAGCAGTTCGTAA
- the atpC gene encoding ATP synthase F1 subunit epsilon: MKVEIITPDKTIFSGEAILVQLPGVDGSFEILKNHAPLITILKTGEIKVQGNDEKIRLFQINGGVVEVLKNKVLVLAE, from the coding sequence ATGAAAGTTGAAATCATCACACCCGATAAAACCATCTTTTCCGGTGAAGCAATCCTCGTTCAGCTCCCCGGAGTCGACGGTTCCTTTGAGATCCTTAAAAACCATGCTCCCCTGATCACCATCCTGAAAACAGGAGAAATCAAGGTCCAGGGCAACGACGAAAAAATCCGGCTGTTCCAGATCAACGGAGGCGTTGTCGAAGTGCTGAAAAACAAGGTGCTGGTGCTGGCGGAGTGA